The following are encoded together in the Oncorhynchus gorbuscha isolate QuinsamMale2020 ecotype Even-year linkage group LG03, OgorEven_v1.0, whole genome shotgun sequence genome:
- the LOC124023286 gene encoding probable glutamate receptor: MKAFIGSVVCVVALLSLVCTAGPPVLSVTTILQEPYTMTQGSELEGYCIDLLAEIAKRLDFKYTVHLVKDGKYGQQDESGNWLGMIGEVVRGEAELAVASLTLTATREQGVEMSTPFMQTGIGFILSRELASEESHSLSFLFPFSTEMWVGILLAFLLTGLCIYLVSRISPCEWADPETDEHSFPLLHSFWYITGALTLQGAGPHPKGLSGRVISAVWWVFAVVLLACYFSNFNAMLRSDSKHVSVNNFEELAKQDVIDYGTVEGGSTFNFFKNSKNPTYRRIYQHMERKKSCVASVEEGNRRTQEGNYAFIGEAASLDLAVARYCNLIRSSELIAMRGYSIAAPLGFPMMKNITVAILQLSESGELAFLQSKWWASSCLPEGGQAPHALQPHLLRGLFLLLALGLGLGLLMAILELASKARSQAKDQKKSCCSVLLAELSQRFGWRGANAGTETSEKSKA; the protein is encoded by the exons ATGAAAGCGTTTATTGGAtcggttgtgtgtgtggtggcacTGCTTTCTCTGGTTTGCACTGcag GGCCCCCGGTGTTATCCGTCACCACTATATTG CAAGAACCATACACTATGACCCAAGGTTCTGAGCTGGAGGGGTACTGCATTGACCTGCTAGCGGAGATTGCCAAACGGTTGGACTTCaagtacaccgtgcacctggtgaAGGATGGAAAGTACGGGCAACAGGACGAGAGCGGAAACTGGTTGGGGATGATCGGGGAGGTGGTCCGAGGG GAGGCCGAACTGGCGGTAGCCTCTCTGACCCTCACAGCGACCAGGGAACAGGGGGTGGAGATGAGCACTCCCTTCATGCAGACGGGCATTGGTTTCATCCTGAGCAGGGAACTGGCCTCCGAGGAGAGCCACTCCCTCAgcttcctcttccccttctccacCGAAATGTGGGTGGGCATCCTCCTGGCCTTCCTGCTGACCGGCCTCTGCATATATTTGGTTTCTAG GATAAGCCCCTGTGAGTGGGCAGACCCCGAGACAGACGAACACAGCTTCCCTCTCCTGCACAGCTTCTGGTACATCACTGGAGCCCTGACCCTGCAAG GTGCTGGCCCACACCCTAAAGGCCTGTCTGGTCGCGTTATCAGCGCCGTCTGGTGGGTGTTCGCAGTGGTGCTCCTGGCCTGCTACTTCAGCAACTTTAACGCCATGTTACGCTCGGATTCCAAACATGTCTCCGTGAATAACTTCGAGGAACTGGCCAAACAGGACGTCATCGACTACGGAACAGTCGAAGGGGGATCCACGTTCAACTTCTTCAAA AACTCCAAAAACCCCACCTACCGACGCATCTACCAGCATatggagaggaagaagagttGCGTGGCTTCAGTGGAAGAGGGCAATCGACGCACCCAGGAAGGCAACTACGCATTTATTGGAGAGGCAGCGTCTCTGGACCTGGCTGTGGCTCGCTACTGCAACCTGATCCGCAGCAGCGAACTCATCGCCATGAGAGGGTACAGCATTGCAGCACCCCTAG GCTTTCCAATGATGAAGAACATAACAGTGGCCATACTGCAACTGAGTGAATCTGGGGAGTTGGCCTTCCTGCAGAGTAAGTGGTGGGCCAGCAGCTGCTTGCCAGAGGGGGGCCAAGCCCCACATGCCCTCCAGCCCCACCTCCTGAGGGGTCTCTTCCTTCTCCTGGCCCTGGGGTTGGGCCTGGGACTCCTCATGGCCATCCTGGAGCTTGCCTCCAAGGCCCGCAGTCAAGCCAAGGATCAGAAG AAATCCTGCTGCTCAGTGTTGTTGGCAGAACTGAGTCAGCGCTTCGGATGGCGTGGGGCAAACGCAGGCACAGAGACGTCAGAGAAGAGCAAAGCGTAA